The Ignicoccus islandicus DSM 13165 sequence CATTGGGCCTGTTGGTTGCACCTATTACTACTACCCTACCCCTCTCTTGCAAACCGTCCATGAGCGTTAACAGCTGTGCTACTACTCTCTTCTCCACTTCTCCGGTCACTTCCTCCCTCTTGGGCGCAATTGCGTCTATTTCGTCAATGAATATTATTGATGGAGCGTTCTTCCTCGCTTCCTCGAAGATCTCCCTTAGCCTTTGCTCGCTCTCACCGTAGTATTTGCTCATTATTTCTGGACCGTTGATTGCGATGAAGTAAGCTCCTATCTCATTAGCAAGGGCCTTGGCCAACATGGTCTTGCCGGTTCCTGGGGGACCATATAAGAGAACGCCCTTAGGTGGTTCTATACCTAAGTGCCTAAAGACTTCGGGATGCTTCATTGGAAGCTCTACTATCTCTCTTAACCTTTCCTTAGCTTCCTCGAGGTCACCGATGTCCTCCCACGTTACCTTTGGAACGCCTTTTAGTGCCTCCTCTTTAACGGGCTTCTTGCTGATGCTTATCTCCGTGTTTTCTGTTACGTAAACCCTCGTTGAGGGTTGGGTACTAACGACCAATAGTTCCAACGTGCTTCCAAAGAACGGTATGTAGACCTTCTCACCTCTGACGAGAGGCTTGCCAAGTAGTATCCTCTTTACGTATTGCTCGAAATCAGGGCCGAACTCTAAGGGCTCGGTTGGGGCTAGGACTACCTTAGTGGCTTCGTCGACCTTGACTTTCCTAACGGTGACGAAGTCTCCAATGCTGACACCTATTTGCTGTCTGGTTATGCCGTCGATTCTAATTATGTTCTTTCCTTCGTCTTGAGGATAAGCTGGCCATACTTGAAGGACGACGCTTCCCTTTGGTCCCTCAACTTCAACGAAGTCACCAGTCACCAAGTCTAATTCTCTCATGTTATGTCTACTTATTCTGGCGATCTTTCTCCCTACGTCTCTCTGCTTCGCTTCCGCAACTCTTAATCGTAACTCCTTCTCTGCCATGACTATCCCATATTTCGCGTCTAGGGATAGCCTTATGAATGGAGTACCTAACCTCAGATTGCAGATGAAGCCCGTAAAGGAGCTGACTAGATTAGCTCGTTCCACCTAGCGGAGGTTTCGCAAATAATTTTCCTTAGACGCTCGATCACCTTCCGCTTAATCGGATCCAAGTTCCCGGGGCTTCCCGCGTTCCTCCTACTAGTTATCGGATCTGGTAGTTCGATCCCAAGTACCTCCTTGGATAACTCTTCTACGCTCTTTCCCTCTTTCAAGCCTCTCGCTACCGTTGCATAGGCGTCCCTAAATGGAACTCCCTTGCTCACGCTGATGGCCTCGGCTAAGTCGGCTGCCCTCAGCGGGTATTTCCATATATCCTTAATGCCATCCCCTATCTCCACTTCCCTCACGAAATCGGAAATTACAGTCACGCTTCTCCGAAAGGTCCTATACGCCTCCCATACTACCGGGCTTAATTGTTGGAGATCTAAAGCGTAACCTGATGGTAAGCCCTTTAGTAAAGCGTAAGCGTATTCTCTGATAAAATACACTTTCAATAGCTCCGCTCTAGCTATCTCTAAAGTTGCTGGATTTCTCTTATGAGGCATAATAGAGGAGGTTCCTGCATGTGAACTAGGGACTTCAACTAAGTTTAAGGCGGGATTTGAATACAGGAACATGTCCTCGATGAATCTCAAAAGTACCGAAGTTACTTGCGATATCGAGTCTAAAGACACCAAGATGAAGTTCCGAGACGTGGTAGCATATATTGTGTTAAAGGCTACGTTCTTGAATTTTAGGTTTTTACATACTCTGATCCTATCTAATCTAACCGTAGATCCGGCTACTGCAGCTGAACCGTAAGGACATAAGTCACTTATTTCGTAAGCATACTTTAATCCGTCTATTAAATCGACTAGTTCTTCTGCGAAGCTCAGTAAGTAATGCCCGAAGGTAGTGGGCTGCGCGTGCTGAAAGTGAGTGAAAGTAGGGAATGGTACGTCTTCATATGCCGACGCTTTGCTTAGAAACTCTAAGATGAGAATCCTTATAGAGTCGATAGCGTCCAGTATTTCCTCCTTGTTCCTAGCCCTCAAAGCAGTAGCTACTTGATCGTTCCGGCTCTTACCTAGATTTAACCACTTACCAGCGTTCGTTAGCTTACTGACGAAGTATTCTATGGCTTCGTGAACGTCTTCGTATCCCTTAAGTCTCGCGGTGCAATCGAAGTCATCTATAGCTCTAATTAGTTCCATTTCGGAGTTCTCGCTTACGTAACCTTGCCTGCGTAGCTCTTTTACGTGCTCTCTTAAAACGTCCAATACGTATTCGCAAATATAAAGATCGAAGTCAATAGAGGAGATGTACTCGGATAACCACTTCGGTTGAGTGCCCAGTGCGTAGCTTCTATATTGCTCCCTCAATTTAACATTCCAGTTGGCTTAGAGGCGGGGAAGCGAATATAACTGATGAATCGGTGCAAATATAGGACGAAATGCATTGGACGCTTGGAGGAAAACTGCCGAAGAGTACTTGTGGATGGCCGATATACTTAGCACAATGGGGAGGTACTCAGGAGCTCTACTCCTTCTCTGCCATGCATACGACGTATGCATGAAATGGCGCAACGGTGACCAGGATAAGACACCGTTCAAATACGTCCCTAAGGAATGCCCGACATTAATATTCCCCTCTGGGGACGAGACTCCAGAGGACCTAGTCACGCTAGACCACGTAATTGAGATGAGCGCCAAAGTAAAGAAGTGCTTAGGTCTTCAATGATGTGGAATCCGGGAGCCGAGCCATAACAAAGGGCAATGAAGACTAGACTCGCAGCTGAGGGAGTTTAGGGTTGTTTGGGCTCATGGGAATAGCTGTAGAGTACGCGTTAGCCGTCTTTCTTCCAATAGCTGCTTTACTAGCCTACTTCTACCTCGCTTCATTGAGGGCCCTTCTCTTAGGTTCACCGAGAGCTAAGAACTCGGTTATACTACTTGGAATGACGCTATTGTGGTTGTCAGCTATACCGGGTCCAATAGTATTCATTGGAGCCTTTCTAGTTTCAATAGTCCTCTTTGCGCTCATATGGTGGCCCAGAATTGGTAACAAAAGACCGTCCATTAGGGAATTGCTTAGATCAATTAAACTATCGAACTTGAAGTCGAAGTTCCGTGAAGGCTGTAAGAGCTTTGCTGGGTGTTTAGTGAGGTACGTCCTATCCTGGCCAGCCGGTGCCGTCTTCGCCGTAACGCTTCAAGGCATTCTCTCGCCCCTAGTGATGTTCATATTAGGATATGAAGCCAACTCGAACGTAAACTTACCCAAGTTCGTTCAAGAAAATAAGTTAGCCGAGACCGCTAAGAAGATATTGAGGTACTTAATGGCTTTAATCGCTTGGGCGTTCGCAATTCTAAATATCATTACTAACGTTCTAATGCCCAGATGGATAATAGTCCAAGAAAAGATCGTTAGCGGAGAAGTGAAAGGGTTACCGCTAGCAGCGAGACTCCTCTCCCAAGTTATCGGGAAAGAGGCATCCTACGTTTACGGGGTACTAGTTGTAATCCTTGCTCTGTATACAGCATATAGGGCATATCAATACGTTTCTAAACGTCTCAACGATGCCTACTTAATAACTATCCTGAGCCCGTTCGTAGCGTTCGCGATATCTGCTAACAAATTAGGTGAACCTTTAACATCGATAGGTTACGCAATTGGTATGAGCGTGGCTTTAAGACCTATCAGTCTCCCTAACGCAAATGTAATGAAAGGACCTGCTAGGATTAAAGAGATAACCGTTAAAGTGACAGAAAGACTAGGTCGAGCCATATTGGAATATGAGGTTCCGTTAGGACCGTTAGCTTGGTTGCTCGGGGTGGCGGAAAATGGAGGAAAGAGAAATAAATAAGCTAGAGCTGGCGGTAGACATACTACAGTCAGTAACCAAATGCAGGACTCAGAACTTAGCGAAGGCCATGCAAACCCTAACGTTCACCATCTCATCCTTACTTCTGGCCTTCGTCCTCGCTACCCCAAGTTACAAACTAATATCCGTTCTTAATTCACTACCATCAACCACTCTGTTCCTTACTTTGCTTACGTTGTTCGGGCTATTCAAATATACAGCTTCGAAGAGCTTTACCTACATAACTACTATTTCTGAGATACTAGGTGTAAACGTAAAATCGCGTGAATACCTTGAATGTCTAATAGCGACCTTACCCTTAGCGTTGGTGAGCGATATATTCTTATAT is a genomic window containing:
- a CDS encoding lyase family protein, whose product is MREQYRSYALGTQPKWLSEYISSIDFDLYICEYVLDVLREHVKELRRQGYVSENSEMELIRAIDDFDCTARLKGYEDVHEAIEYFVSKLTNAGKWLNLGKSRNDQVATALRARNKEEILDAIDSIRILILEFLSKASAYEDVPFPTFTHFQHAQPTTFGHYLLSFAEELVDLIDGLKYAYEISDLCPYGSAAVAGSTVRLDRIRVCKNLKFKNVAFNTIYATTSRNFILVSLDSISQVTSVLLRFIEDMFLYSNPALNLVEVPSSHAGTSSIMPHKRNPATLEIARAELLKVYFIREYAYALLKGLPSGYALDLQQLSPVVWEAYRTFRRSVTVISDFVREVEIGDGIKDIWKYPLRAADLAEAISVSKGVPFRDAYATVARGLKEGKSVEELSKEVLGIELPDPITSRRNAGSPGNLDPIKRKVIERLRKIICETSARWNELI